In the Rhododendron vialii isolate Sample 1 chromosome 2a, ASM3025357v1 genome, atgatgacccttactcTCACGAAACAATTATTCTTTCGATTTCATTTTAATTGCTAGTATCGTTTTCTGCGTTCGTTTCATTCAGGGGTGGAGAAGTTTGTGACAGATATGACGAGACACAGAGTCGTTGTAACAGGCAAGATCAAACCAGAAAAGATCTTGAAGAAACTGAGGAAGAAGACCGGGAAGAGAGTGGAAATAGTGTCCAACAAAGAAGATTCGAAAGATCCATCGAAGGAAGGAGATTTGTCGATCGATGGGTCACCAAAGGACATGATCACAAGATCAATGGTGCTTGGTTATTGCGGGGACGATTACTTGTATATGATGTTCAGCGACGAGAATGCAAATGCTTGTTCAATTATGTAGGGGATCGAAGAGTTGCTTGCAAATCAAGTTCGTACATACATTACTACAGGAGTTTTTTGGATGATTAATATACATTACTACATGAGTTTTGTGGATGATTGTGTGTgcaaattttttgaaacaaagaaACGTATTTCATTGTAATCAAACCTCAAGaacgatgttttttttttttgcttgtcaATTGATGTACTAATATTTAGAGACGAAACTGAGAATAGGCATATGGAGGCCAAGGCCTCCCGTAATTTCGGGGTTTTCTtcctttcaaattttaatattagtATCTAtattagttgttttttgtttgttaagagcACATTATGTTTTGTATTGGATGTTATTTAGACGTTTACTAACGCTttcattttgggtcccaaaaccAAACCCCTCTCTCTGCGTACGGTCTCgcataagtttttccttcaattattaatctcatttctctttttatttctcttcactcattacctaaaaaaacctctctcaaaatccaaacaaaacaaaggagTATAAAGATTTTCgaatcttgaaatttcaaaatgttTTTGTTTATAGTTTGGCCCGCGTATACAAAATCCTGGTTCTGTGCCTACTAATATCcttaaaaatgattttaaacCTTTGGGTGGAACTGTAATTTCGAGTACCTCCAGGGAAGTTGGTGTATTTTACATCAGGTGAGGGTTGTTTTGCTGTTTGTAAGGCACATTTTCTTCCTTAGtccgtcaatttttttaattatactcgacagttagttattaaaattgagatatattttcagcatataattatcgaaatataatatttttttcaacagctatttaccgaaaatgtatgttcggcattTATTTAcagaaggttgaacatattttcgacatgtagttaccgaaatataatcttgttttcaatagctatttaccgGAATGTTATGTacgtatgattttcaacaactatttaccgagaTGTAATGGGCTAATGAaaaaaatacggggctgcga is a window encoding:
- the LOC131316757 gene encoding heavy metal-associated isoprenylated plant protein 19 produces the protein MGKEKKAKEKKGKEDKVVVVEFKVSMHCNACERTVAKTISKIKGVEKFVTDMTRHRVVVTGKIKPEKILKKLRKKTGKRVEIVSNKEDSKDPSKEGDLSIDGSPKDMITRSMVLGYCGDDYLYMMFSDENANACSIM